A single window of Gymnogyps californianus isolate 813 chromosome 16, ASM1813914v2, whole genome shotgun sequence DNA harbors:
- the NEFH gene encoding neurofilament heavy polypeptide, whose amino-acid sequence MSLMLETLLGPPGGLRKEPGRAAPRSAASSGFHSWPGPVVGRARGGGGGGSAAASSTESLDSLNGEPRARNEKELLQVLNDRFAGYIERVRALEQQNRALAAEAAALRQQQAGRSAMGELYARELRDMRGTVLRLGAEKGQLRLERSRLAEDVAALRGRLEEEARQRTELEAAARGLAQLSAQAERARGPLEERARALREEAELLRRQHRAEVGALLRGARPEPPAEPPAALRPGVTAALRDLRAQLEGTATRSTLQAEEWFRVRLDKLSEVAKVNTDAIRVAQEEICEYRRQLQSKTTELEALKGTQESLERQRQDSEERHHADVLSYQETIQQLDSELRNTKWEMAAQLREYQDLLNVKMALDIEIAAYRKLLEGEEYRIESGFGMVSFPEVVPKAPSITTTIKVKSEEKIKAVEKSEKETVIVEEQTEEIQVTEEVTEEEEAEKEAEGEKAEEEEEEEKAEAEGEKEAKSPAKEEAKSPEKPKSPSKEEAKSPAVKSPEKPPSPSKEEAKSPAVKSPEKPPSPSKEEAKSPAVKSPEKPPSPSKEEAKSPAVKSPEKPPTPSKEEAKTPAVTSPEKPPAPSKEEAKTPTVKSPEKPAPPSKEEAKTPTVKSPEKPAPPSKEEAKTPTVKSPEKPAPPSKEEAKTPTVKSPEKPSPPSKEEAKTPAVKSPEKPTTPSKEEAKTPSVKSPEKPPSPSKEEAKTPAVKSPEKPPTPSKEGAKTPTAKSPEKVKSPVKEEAKSPQKEAAPAKEPTPSPPKEPKAPAKEEQPKEAKAPSKPGAEEGRKEEAPKKDVPAKVEEKPKEKAAAVPEPPAPQVKETAKPGPKPAEEGKAEKEAPPKPQQEVGKAAAKEPKKEKAEEPKKEKAEEPKKEKAEEPKKEKAEEPKKEKAEEPKKEKAEEPKKEKAEEPKKEKVEEPKKEKVEEPKAKAKPKDEPKASKEPPKAETPSSKEGKAPEPAPAAGKK is encoded by the exons ATGAGCCTGATGCTGGAGACGCTGCTGGGCCCCCCGGGGGGGCTCCGCAAGgagccgggccgcgccgccccgcgctccGCCGCCTCCAGCGGCTTCCACTCGTGGCCGGGACCGGTGGTGGGGCGGGCTcggggtggcggcggcggcggcagcgcggccGCTTCCTCCACCGAGAGCCTGGACTCGCTGAACGGCGAACCGCGGGCGCGGAACgagaaggagctgctgcaggtgcTGAACGATCGTTTCGCCGGTTACATCGAGCGGGTGCGGGCGTTGGAGCAGCAGAACCGGGCGCtggcggcggaggcggcggcgctgcGGCAGCAGCAGGCGGGGCGCTCGGCCATGGGCGAGCTGTACGCGCGGGAGCTGCGCGACATGCGGGGCACGGTGCTGCGGCTGGGCGCCGAGAAGGGGCAGCTGCGGCTGGAGCGATCGCGCCTGGCCGAGGACGTGGCCGCTCTCCGGGGACGGCTGGAGGAGGAGGCCCGGCAGCGAACCGAGCTGGAGGCGGCGGCCCGCGGGCTGGCTCAGCTCTCCGCGCAAGCGGAACGGGCGCGGGGGCCGCTGGAGGAGCGAGCCCGAGCCCTGCGGGAGGAAGCGGAGCTGCTGCGGCGGCAGCACCGGGCCGAGGTGGGAGCGTTGCTCCGCGGGGCCCGCCCCGAGCCCCCGGCCGAACCCCCCGCCGCCCTGCGCCCCGGGGTCACCGCCGCCCTCCGCGACCTGCGCGCCCAGCTGGAGGGCACGGCGACCCGCAGCACCCTCCAGGCCGAGGAGTGGTTCCGcg TGAGGCTGGACAAGCTCTCGGAGGTTGCCAAGGTGAACACGGACGCCATCCGCGTGGCCCAGGAGGAGATCTGCGAGTACCGCCGCCAGCTCCAGTCCAAGACCACCGAGCTCGAAGCCCTCAAAGGGACCCAGGAGTCACTGGAGAGGCAGAGACAGGACTCGGAGGAGCGCCATCATGCAGATGTCCTGTCCTACCAG GAAACCATCCAGCAGCTTGACAGCGAGCTGAGGAACACCAAGTGGGAGATGGCAGCTCAGCTCCGGGAGTACCAGGATCTGCTCAACGTCAAAATGGCCCTGGACATTGAAATTGCTGCCTACAG AAAGCTCTTGGAAGGGGAGGAATATCGGATCGAGTCTGGCTTTGGGATGGTCTCCTTCCCCGAGGTGGTCCCCAAGGCTCCCAGCATCACCACCACCATCAAGGTGAAGAGCGAGGAGAAGATCAAGGCGGTGGAAAAATCTGAGAAGGAGACAGTGATTGTGGAGGAGCAGACAGAGGAAATCCAGGTGACCGAGGAGGtcacagaggaggaggaggctgagaaAGAGGCTGAAGGGGAGaaagctgaagaggaggaagaagaggagaaagctgAAGCAGAGGGTGAAAAGGAGGCCAAGTCTCCTGCAAAAGAGGAGGCCAAGTCCCCAGAGAAACCCAAGTCCCCCTCAAAGGAGGAGGCCAAGAGCCCAGCTGTCAAGTCCCCTGAAAAGCCACCAAGCCCCTCAAAAGAGGAGGCCAAGAGCCCAGCTGTGAAGTCCCCTGAAAAGCCACCAAGCCCCTCAAAAGAGGAGGCCAAGAGCCCAGCTGTGAAGTCCCCTGAAAAGCCACCAAGCCCCTCAAAAGAGGAGGCCAAGAGCCCAGCTGTGAAGTCTCCAGAGAAACCCCCAACTCCCTCAAAGGAGGAGGCCAAGACTCCAGCTGTCACATCCCCTGAAAAGCCCCCAGCCCCCTCAAAGGAGGAG GCCAAGACCCCAACGGTGAAGTCCCCAGAGAAACCTGCACCCCCCTCAAAGGAGGAGGCCAAGACCCCAACGGTGAAGTCCCCAGAGAAACCTGCACCCCCCTCAAAGGAGGAGGCCAAGACCCCAACGGTGAAGTCCCCAGAGAAACCTGCACCCCCCTCAAAGGAGGAGGCCAAGACCCCAACGGTGAAGTCCCCAGAAAAACCCTCACCCCCCTCGAAAGAAGAGGCCAAGACCCCGGCTGTGAAGTCTCCAGAGAAACCTACAACTCCCTCAAAAGAGGAGGCTAAAACCCCATCTGTCAAATCCCCAGAGAAACCCCCAAGCCCCTCGAAAGAAGAGGCCAAGACCCCAGCTGTGAAGTCCCCAGAGAAACCCCCAACCCCCTCAAAGGAGGGGGCCAAGACCCCAACTGCGAAGTCCCCCGAGAAAGTCAAATCTCCTGTGAAGGAGGAGGCCAAGTCTCCGCAGAAGGAAGCAGCCCCGGCCAAGGAGCCCACCCCGTCCCCTCCAAAGGAGCCGAAAGCCCCTGCGAAGGAAGAGCAGCCCAAGGAGGCGAAGGCTCCCTCCAAGCCCGGGGCTGAGGAGGGCAGGAAAGAGGAAGCTCCCAAGAAAGATGTCCCGGCCAAGGTGGAGGAGAAACCCAAAGAGAAGGCGGCTGCTGTGCCGGAGCCTCCGGCCCCACAGGTGAAGGAGACCGCCAAGCCAGGCCCCAAACCTGCGGaagaaggaaaggctgagaaggaGGCTCCGCCAAAACCTCAGCAGGAGGTCGGCAAAGCGGCTGCGAAGGAGCCCAAGAAGGAGAAGGCGGAGGAGCCCAAGAAGGAGAAGGCGGAGGAGCCCAAGAAGGAGAAGGCGGAGGAGCCCAAGAAGGAGAAGGCGGAGGAGCCCAAGAAGGAGAAGGCGGAGGAGCCCAAGAAGGAGAAGGCGGAGGAGCCCAAGAAGGAGAAGGCGGAGGAGCCCAagaaggagaaggtggaggagcccaagaaggagaaggtggaggAACCCAAAGctaaagcaaaacccaaagatGAGCCCAAAGCCAGTAAAGAGCCCCCCAAGGCCGAGACCCCCTCCAGCAAGGAGGGCAAAGCCCCAGAGCCGGCGCCTGCCGCGGGGAAGAAGTGA